One segment of Acidianus sp. HS-5 DNA contains the following:
- a CDS encoding glucose-1-phosphate thymidylyltransferase, which produces MYAVILHGGQGTRLRPLTHTGPKQLIKVAGKPVSQWVLEQIRDAGIKDVILVLGDNTPKKVVDYYGDGSPFGVNITYVYQGEARGLADAVYKVKEVVSGKFLVYLGDNLVPYDLRKFISFKGSASILLANVDNPNRFGVAVLKEGRVVKLVEKPKEPISTLALVGVYAFTEEIFDVIEGLKPSWRGELEITDAIQSLIDEGKEVDYEIVQGWWKDTGTPKDILEANSFLLDRYAERKIEGEVKGSTVDGRVIIEKGAVIENSVVRGPAFIGKGSKVINSYIGPFTSIGDSSEVIDSEVEYSVILDGVRIRGVSLMDSLIGNNSTVERGKKWQKLIVGENSTVII; this is translated from the coding sequence ATGTACGCAGTGATCTTACACGGCGGACAAGGTACAAGGCTTAGGCCTTTAACCCACACCGGTCCAAAACAGTTGATAAAAGTCGCAGGAAAGCCAGTCTCTCAGTGGGTCCTCGAACAAATAAGGGACGCAGGAATAAAGGACGTGATCCTCGTGCTTGGGGACAATACTCCTAAAAAGGTAGTAGACTATTACGGTGACGGTAGCCCTTTCGGCGTCAACATAACTTACGTTTACCAAGGGGAGGCTAGGGGGTTGGCTGACGCAGTCTACAAGGTGAAGGAAGTAGTCTCAGGGAAGTTCCTAGTCTACTTAGGTGACAATCTAGTCCCATACGACCTGAGGAAGTTTATTTCCTTTAAAGGCTCTGCTTCCATCCTCTTGGCAAATGTGGATAACCCTAACCGCTTCGGTGTTGCAGTGCTAAAGGAGGGGAGAGTTGTTAAGCTAGTTGAGAAACCTAAGGAGCCCATCTCTACACTTGCGTTAGTGGGAGTTTATGCGTTTACTGAGGAGATATTCGACGTAATAGAGGGGCTTAAGCCCAGTTGGAGGGGCGAACTGGAGATCACTGACGCGATCCAGTCTTTAATTGACGAGGGAAAAGAGGTTGATTACGAGATAGTGCAGGGCTGGTGGAAGGACACCGGTACTCCTAAGGACATATTGGAGGCTAACTCTTTTCTCCTAGATAGGTATGCTGAGAGAAAGATAGAGGGCGAAGTCAAGGGTTCGACAGTTGACGGTAGAGTAATAATTGAGAAAGGTGCAGTTATAGAAAACTCAGTAGTTAGGGGCCCTGCATTTATAGGTAAGGGGAGTAAAGTAATTAACTCTTACATTGGTCCTTTCACTTCTATAGGAGATTCAAGCGAAGTTATTGACAGTGAAGTTGAGTACAGCGTGATCCTGGACGGCGTCAGAATAAGGGGTGTATCGCTTATGGACTCACTCATAGGGAATAACTCTACTGTGGAGAGGGGTAAGAAGTGGCAGAAGTTGATAGTAGGTGAGAATTCAACGGTGATAATATGA
- a CDS encoding PIN domain-containing protein, translating to MMEVIRKNALECMKKNKPEEANKYIAFGREFLKILHQQNAQFEYPSLKDFVDAFEVMVEKDVNVVDAALAVIAKKQGVDVLSNDNDWDRLKDYAKRINVE from the coding sequence ATGATGGAAGTAATAAGGAAAAATGCACTAGAGTGCATGAAGAAAAATAAACCAGAAGAAGCTAACAAATATATAGCGTTTGGTCGGGAGTTTTTGAAGATATTGCATCAGCAAAATGCTCAATTTGAATATCCTAGCTTGAAGGATTTTGTTGATGCGTTCGAAGTAATGGTTGAGAAAGACGTAAACGTAGTAGATGCAGCACTTGCTGTAATAGCTAAAAAACAAGGAGTTGATGTTCTATCTAACGATAACGACTGGGACAGGTTAAAGGACTATGCAAAACGTATAAACGTTGAATGA
- a CDS encoding glycosyltransferase family 4 protein — protein sequence MARILIVLRILWTAGAQRIAINEYKWLKKLGHDPKIIFLRATKTKGYEELLKDVDYRVIRYGNGILTPLFYLPTKLFSPDRGIESTIDLDLILKLPKIIKEEEANYLICHDQFAGIGCHQAYIKLGVPYSVFIHEKLVNYSKPILGNIINNLERKVLSNAKRVFAVTDKVARTVYEKHKIKAIPNYPGMDKISETPFSRRENVLLAVSFWDYGRRPWDYLEVIKNIDNYKLLIVGNWRVKEAKENTIRRIKEENLDEKIELMEGVPETKLNELYDRSKFVIRFGYSEYGLATAIIESIQHTTPVIINDELGTAELVNKYKLGLVIHGLNYNEIKNFVNKVNEEEYTNLQKNINIVQKEYSWENHTKKIIES from the coding sequence ATGGCTAGGATACTAATAGTGCTTAGAATTTTATGGACTGCAGGAGCACAGAGAATAGCTATTAACGAGTATAAATGGTTAAAAAAACTAGGCCATGACCCAAAAATAATATTCTTAAGAGCTACTAAAACAAAAGGTTATGAAGAGCTTTTAAAGGATGTAGATTATAGAGTGATAAGATACGGAAATGGAATATTGACTCCCTTATTTTACTTACCTACGAAACTATTCTCACCGGATAGAGGAATTGAAAGTACTATCGATTTAGATTTAATATTAAAATTACCTAAAATTATAAAAGAAGAGGAAGCTAACTACTTAATATGCCATGACCAATTTGCAGGAATTGGCTGTCATCAAGCTTACATAAAACTCGGAGTACCGTATAGTGTATTCATTCACGAAAAACTTGTAAACTATAGTAAGCCCATTCTAGGAAATATCATTAACAATTTGGAAAGAAAAGTGCTGAGTAATGCTAAAAGAGTTTTTGCAGTAACGGATAAAGTAGCCAGAACAGTTTATGAGAAGCATAAAATAAAGGCTATACCAAATTATCCAGGCATGGATAAAATTTCAGAGACGCCATTTTCGAGGAGAGAGAATGTCCTTTTAGCAGTATCTTTTTGGGATTATGGTAGAAGACCTTGGGATTATTTAGAAGTTATCAAGAATATAGATAATTATAAATTACTAATTGTAGGTAATTGGAGAGTAAAAGAGGCTAAAGAGAACACTATAAGAAGAATAAAAGAGGAGAATTTAGATGAAAAAATAGAATTGATGGAAGGAGTACCAGAGACAAAATTAAATGAACTGTATGATAGGAGTAAGTTTGTTATAAGGTTTGGATATAGCGAATATGGCCTGGCTACAGCTATTATAGAATCCATTCAACATACTACACCAGTAATTATAAACGATGAGCTAGGCACTGCTGAGTTAGTTAATAAATATAAATTGGGCTTAGTTATACATGGATTAAATTATAATGAAATTAAAAATTTTGTTAATAAAGTTAATGAAGAAGAATATACAAATCTGCAAAAAAATATAAATATAGTTCAAAAAGAGTATTCATGGGAAAATCATACTAAAAAAATTATAGAAAGTTAA
- a CDS encoding dTDP-glucose 4,6-dehydratase produces MRVMVLGGAGFIGSAFVRELNKRGIKPIVYDLLTYAGRLESLKDTDYEFVKGDIRDEKLHETIAKCMPEVVVNFAAETHVDRSIYSPKDFLTTNILGTVNVLEASRRHNFKYVHISTDEVYGEECADENSPLNPSSPYSAAKASADLFVKAYVRTYGAKAIIVRPSNNYGPRQFPEKLIPKIIIRTMLGLHAPVYGDGKAERDWIFVEDTARIIYDVLERANWGGEVYNIPGGQRYSVLDVIKTVGEVMGKDVKVKFVSDRPGHDRRYCMTTRLKYEVTPFKEGIRKTVDWYVKNKWWWEPLINDKFFVEDEPWSKGGVNT; encoded by the coding sequence ATGAGGGTAATGGTCTTAGGAGGGGCTGGTTTTATAGGTTCTGCCTTTGTGAGAGAGTTAAATAAGAGAGGGATCAAACCAATAGTTTACGACTTGCTTACTTACGCCGGTAGGTTAGAGAGCTTAAAGGACACTGACTACGAGTTCGTTAAAGGTGATATTAGGGACGAAAAGCTTCATGAAACGATAGCTAAGTGTATGCCGGAAGTGGTGGTAAATTTCGCAGCCGAAACTCACGTGGATAGGTCTATTTATAGCCCAAAGGATTTCTTAACTACTAACATTTTGGGGACTGTGAACGTTTTAGAGGCATCACGCCGTCATAACTTCAAATACGTACACATTTCTACAGATGAGGTTTATGGTGAGGAGTGTGCCGACGAAAACTCTCCTCTAAACCCTTCGTCACCTTACAGTGCAGCTAAAGCATCTGCAGATTTATTCGTAAAGGCTTACGTAAGGACTTACGGGGCCAAGGCTATAATTGTGAGGCCTTCAAATAATTACGGGCCCAGGCAATTCCCTGAGAAACTTATTCCTAAAATTATTATAAGGACTATGTTAGGCCTCCACGCCCCAGTATACGGTGACGGTAAGGCTGAGAGGGATTGGATATTCGTAGAAGACACTGCCAGGATAATTTACGACGTACTAGAGCGGGCTAACTGGGGCGGTGAAGTTTACAATATCCCTGGAGGTCAAAGGTACAGCGTCTTAGACGTAATAAAGACTGTGGGAGAAGTAATGGGCAAGGATGTTAAGGTTAAGTTTGTTTCTGATAGGCCGGGTCACGATAGGAGGTACTGCATGACTACGAGGCTTAAATACGAGGTCACTCCTTTTAAGGAGGGGATAAGGAAGACTGTTGATTGGTACGTTAAAAATAAGTGGTGGTGGGAGCCATTGATTAATGATAAATTTTTCGTTGAGGACGAGCCTTGGAGTAAGGGAGGCGTAAATACATAA
- a CDS encoding methyltransferase domain-containing protein translates to MKDSSIDVIIFEEVIEHLYNSDLVMSEIKRLLKKGGIIVLSTPNLASWINRLTLLLGYQSFSHDVSFLGGFGRLKYKSQTNGHIKSFTLRAMVEYLKFFNLEILEIKDIEADGISGLLSKFDSFFSRFPGLASHMFIVARNL, encoded by the coding sequence TTGAAAGACTCATCTATTGACGTGATAATTTTTGAGGAAGTTATAGAACACCTCTATAATTCCGACCTTGTAATGAGCGAGATAAAAAGGTTACTAAAGAAAGGAGGTATAATTGTCCTGAGTACGCCAAATCTGGCATCTTGGATAAATAGGTTAACCTTGCTATTAGGTTATCAGTCTTTCTCTCATGACGTGTCTTTCCTAGGCGGATTCGGAAGATTAAAATATAAATCACAAACTAACGGTCACATAAAGTCTTTTACGTTAAGAGCTATGGTTGAATATTTAAAATTCTTTAATTTGGAAATTTTAGAAATTAAGGACATTGAAGCTGACGGCATTTCTGGACTTCTGAGCAAGTTTGATTCGTTCTTTTCAAGATTTCCAGGCCTTGCATCTCATATGTTCATTGTAGCCAGGAATCTTTGA
- the rfbC gene encoding dTDP-4-dehydrorhamnose 3,5-epimerase: MPFEFKELGMGVLLIKSKVFPDRRGFFLELLKATEFEKYGVPSIVQGNMSFSRRGVVRGLHYQLPPKEQGKIVFVPKGKIIDVAVDVRGLSPTFGKYVSVELSEENYYLLWIPPGFAHGFQALDDSLVVYLVTNNEYSPQHERCINYSYVEWPIKDVVVSEKDLQCPSLDKAEAFK, translated from the coding sequence ATGCCTTTCGAATTCAAAGAACTGGGAATGGGAGTCCTGCTCATAAAAAGCAAAGTATTTCCTGACAGGAGGGGCTTCTTTCTAGAACTTTTAAAAGCAACGGAATTCGAAAAATACGGTGTTCCTTCTATAGTTCAAGGCAACATGTCCTTTTCAAGGAGGGGAGTCGTTAGGGGTTTGCATTACCAATTACCTCCTAAAGAGCAGGGTAAGATAGTCTTTGTTCCAAAGGGGAAGATAATTGACGTTGCCGTTGACGTGAGGGGATTGTCGCCTACTTTCGGGAAATACGTTAGCGTTGAACTGAGTGAGGAAAACTACTACTTGCTTTGGATTCCTCCTGGCTTTGCCCACGGATTTCAAGCCTTGGACGACTCTCTCGTAGTGTACCTTGTGACGAATAATGAATATTCTCCTCAGCACGAGAGGTGCATAAATTACTCTTACGTTGAGTGGCCGATAAAAGACGTTGTAGTTAGCGAAAAAGACCTTCAATGTCCTTCCTTGGATAAGGCTGAAGCGTTTAAGTAA
- the cmr4 gene encoding type III-B CRISPR module RAMP protein Cmr4, with translation MTYYAFGKPFFINAVTHLHVGSGSSVEEEIDLPFQKDELNYPMIYASSLKGAIKSFLVKEFYNRREVVYKTLGYEENSEEASLGSFLDAVLFAVPARNISVNGLNEAWVYVTTYELLRKVKSYLDIISKLSNQKYTAFENLIDSILNENEKNVTFSKGVNSTILNEDFYVNLEKAKQNDVDISVLNEVLKGNSYGTNGQPKPLIILNDYLGREVINRSLLRVRRIKIENEKKTARIGGLWSEEYVPMNSLFFSVFLAREGKDVADFVNCVLRKTDYVILGGKETIGKGIVRLRWLDDL, from the coding sequence ATGACATATTATGCTTTTGGCAAGCCGTTCTTTATTAATGCAGTTACTCATTTGCACGTAGGTTCAGGATCGTCAGTAGAAGAAGAGATCGACTTACCCTTTCAGAAGGACGAATTAAATTATCCAATGATCTATGCATCAAGCTTAAAAGGCGCAATAAAGTCTTTTCTTGTAAAAGAATTTTATAATAGAAGGGAAGTAGTTTACAAGACTTTAGGTTATGAGGAGAACTCTGAGGAAGCATCTTTAGGCTCGTTTTTGGACGCTGTTCTTTTTGCAGTTCCCGCAAGGAATATAAGCGTAAATGGCTTGAATGAAGCCTGGGTTTATGTTACTACTTATGAACTTCTCAGAAAAGTAAAATCATATTTAGATATAATAAGTAAATTGTCTAATCAAAAATATACTGCTTTTGAGAATTTAATAGATAGTATACTTAATGAAAATGAGAAAAATGTAACTTTTTCCAAAGGGGTCAATAGCACTATATTAAATGAGGATTTTTATGTTAACTTAGAGAAGGCTAAACAAAACGATGTTGATATTAGTGTACTAAATGAAGTACTTAAAGGAAATTCTTATGGCACAAACGGGCAACCTAAACCTTTAATAATACTTAACGATTATTTAGGAAGGGAAGTAATTAACAGATCGTTACTAAGGGTTAGAAGAATAAAGATCGAGAATGAAAAAAAGACGGCACGAATAGGTGGATTATGGTCTGAAGAATACGTTCCTATGAACTCTTTATTCTTTTCTGTGTTCTTAGCTAGGGAAGGAAAAGATGTTGCAGATTTCGTTAATTGTGTTTTAAGAAAGACAGATTACGTAATTCTTGGCGGTAAGGAAACTATAGGAAAAGGGATAGTTAGACTGAGGTGGTTAGATGACTTATGA
- a CDS encoding type III-B CRISPR system CMR subunit Cmr7, which yields MATQNVEYFFLPLVKDAKYNYKDNKLLVEINNNTKIDITVPNNSNHFTKITNDNNGNLKMNDVLVLTGYALKKDDLSLVPTLDPCDYVKGILIYAQFDTQQNVKTFKFNNLDKLYLIRKSKCSNQQITVKIMIKDDPLLISTTKYEKFESDPKNICGISKIYGIDNYDKLLNLLNDIINYYYIA from the coding sequence ATGGCAACCCAAAACGTAGAATATTTTTTCCTACCATTAGTAAAAGACGCTAAATATAATTATAAGGATAATAAACTGCTAGTAGAGATAAATAATAACACAAAGATAGATATCACAGTTCCGAATAATAGTAATCACTTTACAAAGATTACTAACGATAATAATGGAAATTTAAAGATGAATGACGTATTAGTCTTAACTGGTTACGCATTAAAGAAGGACGATCTGTCATTAGTTCCCACGCTAGATCCATGCGATTATGTCAAAGGAATTTTAATATATGCACAATTTGATACACAACAAAACGTCAAAACTTTTAAGTTTAATAACTTAGATAAATTGTACTTAATAAGAAAGTCAAAATGTTCGAATCAACAAATAACAGTAAAAATAATGATAAAGGATGACCCTCTCCTCATTTCAACAACTAAATACGAGAAATTTGAATCAGATCCTAAAAATATATGTGGAATATCGAAAATTTATGGAATAGATAATTATGACAAATTACTAAATTTGTTGAACGATATAATAAATTATTACTATATTGCGTGA
- a CDS encoding NAD(P)-dependent oxidoreductase, whose protein sequence is MRILLLGASGQLGIELSRLLSDRELIKVYSSTEIQGGYKLDATDFPRLEDFIIKKRPDVIINAAAMTDVDKCEIEKEKAYKVNAEAVRHVVRAGKVVDSYIIHVSTDYVFDGQKGNYREEDIPNPINYYGLSKLLGEAFAMQDDVLIVRTSGVFRNKGFSLYVYKTLKEGKTVFAFNGYYSPISARKLASALVELLDLRKTGVLHVAGERVSRFELARKIKEKFNLPGEVKEIDEVKGWVARRPFDSSLDSSRARKVISTDFYTLDLDGVVV, encoded by the coding sequence ATGCGAATCCTTTTACTAGGAGCATCCGGACAGCTGGGGATTGAGCTTTCGCGCTTGCTTTCAGACCGCGAGTTAATCAAGGTATACAGTTCCACTGAAATCCAAGGTGGTTATAAACTTGACGCCACCGACTTTCCTAGACTAGAGGACTTTATAATAAAGAAAAGGCCTGACGTCATAATTAATGCAGCAGCAATGACTGACGTTGATAAGTGCGAGATAGAAAAGGAGAAAGCTTATAAGGTAAACGCTGAGGCTGTAAGGCACGTGGTTAGGGCAGGGAAAGTAGTTGACTCCTACATTATCCACGTAAGCACGGATTACGTCTTTGACGGCCAAAAGGGTAACTACAGAGAAGAGGACATTCCAAATCCCATAAATTATTATGGGCTCAGTAAGTTACTTGGTGAGGCTTTCGCAATGCAGGACGACGTTTTAATAGTTAGGACTTCTGGAGTTTTCAGGAATAAAGGGTTTTCGTTATACGTTTACAAAACTCTCAAGGAAGGGAAGACGGTCTTTGCTTTCAATGGATATTATTCCCCGATCTCTGCTAGAAAACTTGCCTCAGCCTTGGTAGAACTCCTAGACCTCAGGAAGACCGGAGTACTTCACGTTGCAGGAGAGAGAGTTTCACGCTTTGAACTCGCGAGGAAGATTAAGGAGAAGTTTAACCTACCGGGTGAAGTTAAAGAGATTGACGAAGTGAAGGGATGGGTAGCAAGAAGGCCTTTTGATTCTTCTCTAGACTCCTCAAGGGCTAGGAAGGTCATTTCCACTGATTTTTATACTCTAGACCTTGACGGGGTGGTGGTCTGA
- a CDS encoding class I SAM-dependent methyltransferase yields the protein MEDKRNPIKEFYEEHYARLERDQHMAKRVRLTEEAIQKFGRIGNILEIGCGTGENLLYYTKKFGFSKAYCVEVASSAEGTKKNVYFPSS from the coding sequence GTGGAAGACAAAAGAAATCCAATAAAGGAATTTTACGAAGAACATTATGCTAGGCTAGAACGGGATCAACATATGGCAAAAAGAGTAAGGCTAACAGAAGAAGCTATTCAAAAATTTGGGAGGATAGGAAATATCCTGGAAATAGGATGCGGAACTGGAGAAAATTTATTATACTATACAAAGAAGTTTGGCTTCAGTAAAGCCTATTGTGTAGAAGTAGCGTCATCTGCAGAAGGTACAAAGAAAAATGTGTATTTCCCATCATCTTAG
- the cmr5 gene encoding type III-B CRISPR module-associated protein Cmr5, protein MTYESNVHNKDYKLALDAFKIILQASNEKTKEGFRSRARDLVEEIYTSGFVPTFFYIFSKAGLEDKNKMDSFITFLSSALRDSPNGKLEEKEDASYRAYLFIILFYLSKEEIINNTILDNLNNVDGQLGLINEFYAKAPIISARLRTYLIAIKRLAEALI, encoded by the coding sequence ATGACTTATGAGTCAAACGTTCATAATAAGGATTATAAACTAGCGTTAGACGCTTTTAAAATAATTCTTCAAGCTTCTAATGAGAAGACTAAAGAGGGATTTAGAAGTAGGGCGAGGGATTTAGTTGAAGAGATATATACTTCGGGCTTTGTACCAACTTTTTTCTATATATTCTCTAAGGCGGGACTAGAAGATAAAAATAAGATGGATTCATTTATAACTTTTTTATCTTCTGCACTTAGGGATAGCCCAAATGGTAAATTAGAAGAAAAAGAAGATGCTTCTTATAGAGCTTATTTATTTATTATACTTTTCTACTTAAGTAAAGAAGAGATTATTAATAATACGATTCTAGATAACCTTAATAACGTGGATGGTCAATTAGGCCTTATCAATGAATTCTATGCTAAAGCTCCTATTATTTCTGCAAGACTTAGAACTTATTTAATTGCAATAAAGAGACTGGCAGAAGCTTTAATCTAG
- a CDS encoding FkbM family methyltransferase, translated as MLFNYGRIRIEIPDSYSFVYYATFIAGEYDYLNVNKNDVVLDAGAFIGDFTVKIARKAKEVVAVEPLPWAFELLKENVELNNLKNVILVNKALYNVDNKKVKIKDSGVGSSISYKEGEIEVNTTTIDSLGKFNVVKMDIEGAEGELIKEDEKWLDHVRTMAVELHGERNVSAIPKILRARGFIIREMTRNDLIRNTIRNVISHPLGFIRAEIKTKTLLKALRREYKVPALEQGEVIRIVYGKKLKN; from the coding sequence ATGTTATTTAATTATGGCAGAATTAGGATAGAGATTCCAGACAGTTATAGTTTCGTTTATTACGCCACTTTTATCGCCGGAGAATATGATTATCTTAATGTTAATAAAAACGATGTAGTACTTGATGCCGGAGCTTTCATAGGTGATTTTACGGTAAAAATTGCTAGGAAAGCTAAGGAAGTAGTAGCTGTAGAACCCTTACCTTGGGCCTTTGAACTGCTAAAGGAAAACGTTGAGTTGAACAATTTGAAGAATGTGATACTAGTTAACAAAGCTTTATATAACGTAGACAATAAGAAGGTTAAGATAAAGGACAGTGGAGTAGGTAGTAGTATAAGCTACAAAGAAGGGGAAATAGAAGTTAATACAACCACGATTGATTCTTTAGGAAAGTTTAACGTAGTAAAGATGGATATTGAGGGTGCTGAAGGTGAATTAATTAAAGAAGACGAGAAATGGTTAGACCACGTTAGGACGATGGCTGTGGAGTTACACGGTGAGAGAAACGTAAGTGCAATACCTAAAATACTTAGAGCTAGAGGTTTTATCATCAGAGAGATGACAAGAAATGATCTAATCAGAAATACAATACGAAATGTAATCTCTCACCCTTTAGGATTTATAAGAGCAGAGATTAAGACTAAGACCCTATTAAAGGCTCTGAGAAGGGAGTACAAAGTCCCTGCTTTAGAGCAAGGTGAAGTTATAAGGATAGTTTATGGTAAGAAACTTAAAAACTAA
- the cmr1 gene encoding type III-B CRISPR module RAMP protein Cmr1, with amino-acid sequence MEELLLSLKLKALYPLTGGYNKHNINDFYEETVRPTEIKGLWRWWNRVLFNTVTYAKQDKLYTYDSIDRVFEDIFGSENKKSSIRLEVLSEEEEKEFNIEIENDDKIIDFIKNNLHYKKNSIFITILYARDREIKLCLEIGNSWKNSKKIPLFVHIDDRWKSINPEIINRNKLLDFEALEFRKIKLKEKTSNNNVIRFLLYQLVKNYIQELYIKPSIEFVLNIYLDKNRSNDIEFENKLKFTLHSLFVFLLLGGIGRKTSRGFGSLSILNVECYNELCNFIEQNIRNLSQNIAQKGLTNVVRNMIKGYIDTLSNYVISWSNEMERLNCDENNFVYYLHTNDFNANMRIYSVSQEQKLLDIMANIADLISINDRNIKSSSNIEKRAFLLALCGNRKMNISNDLNKELCGIYIKPDYMRLIINSKNRRPSNLRVKILQVAGNYYLIFYILNSNYLKSNIYFINLLKKYFKVSDR; translated from the coding sequence ATGGAAGAACTTCTACTTTCTTTAAAGTTAAAAGCCTTATATCCGCTCACTGGAGGGTATAATAAGCATAATATAAATGATTTTTATGAAGAGACGGTAAGACCTACAGAAATTAAGGGACTATGGAGATGGTGGAATAGAGTACTTTTCAATACTGTAACCTATGCAAAGCAAGATAAGCTCTATACTTACGACTCCATCGATAGAGTTTTTGAGGATATTTTTGGTAGCGAAAACAAGAAATCTTCTATCAGACTGGAGGTGCTATCTGAGGAAGAGGAGAAAGAATTTAATATTGAGATTGAGAATGACGATAAAATTATAGATTTTATAAAGAATAATTTACATTATAAGAAAAATTCGATATTTATAACTATTTTATATGCTAGAGATAGAGAGATTAAACTTTGTCTAGAAATTGGAAATTCGTGGAAGAATTCGAAAAAAATTCCGTTATTTGTACACATTGACGATAGATGGAAATCGATAAATCCAGAAATAATAAACAGAAACAAGTTATTGGATTTTGAGGCATTAGAATTCAGAAAAATTAAATTGAAAGAAAAGACTAGTAATAATAATGTGATAAGATTTCTTCTATATCAACTTGTTAAGAATTATATTCAAGAACTATATATAAAACCTTCAATTGAATTTGTCTTAAATATATATTTGGACAAAAATAGAAGTAATGATATAGAATTTGAAAATAAGTTGAAATTCACACTGCATAGTCTTTTTGTCTTTTTATTATTAGGCGGCATTGGAAGGAAGACAAGTAGAGGTTTCGGAAGTTTATCAATATTAAATGTCGAGTGCTATAACGAACTATGTAATTTCATAGAGCAGAATATAAGGAATTTAAGCCAGAATATTGCACAAAAAGGACTTACAAATGTAGTTAGAAATATGATTAAAGGGTATATAGATACATTATCTAATTATGTGATATCATGGAGTAATGAAATGGAACGGCTTAATTGCGATGAGAATAATTTTGTATATTATTTACATACTAATGATTTTAACGCAAACATGAGAATCTATAGTGTTTCACAAGAACAGAAATTGCTTGATATTATGGCTAATATAGCAGATTTGATTAGTATAAACGATCGAAATATTAAGTCATCAAGTAATATAGAAAAAAGAGCATTTCTTCTAGCTCTTTGCGGAAATAGGAAAATGAATATTAGTAACGACTTAAATAAAGAACTATGCGGCATTTATATTAAACCAGATTATATGAGATTAATTATAAATAGTAAAAATAGAAGACCGTCCAATCTAAGAGTTAAAATTCTTCAGGTGGCTGGGAATTATTATTTAATATTTTATATACTTAACTCGAACTACTTGAAATCCAATATTTATTTTATAAATCTCTTAAAAAAATATTTTAAAGTAAGTGATAGATAA
- a CDS encoding glycosyltransferase family 2 protein, producing the protein MISIEIPVLHGKYLNQLFESIRNQTFQDYEVVIVNSSSNENVSDLIQQYGFKEIKEKVKLLKARYLAHYYSKSDYTLLLDETRTLRKDALALLSSLNHDMVIIGEEEIGDSFWVRLANLDKENIMECNTAEAIKGFALPRFFRREILDKAFEKLRENLKEKFGEIIFPDHELIYYEASRVSSDVFSLKDKLIMHYGDARLSEIARKYYRYGMSVRVLKGTPYSNLTRISRKKRNICKGNKLLLYLLYLTRGIPFLLGYLL; encoded by the coding sequence ATGATATCAATAGAAATTCCAGTACTTCACGGAAAATACTTAAATCAACTCTTTGAATCAATAAGAAATCAAACCTTTCAAGATTACGAAGTTGTTATAGTCAATTCCTCTTCTAACGAGAACGTTTCCGATCTTATACAACAGTACGGCTTTAAGGAGATCAAAGAAAAGGTAAAGCTACTCAAGGCTAGGTACTTAGCTCATTACTATTCAAAAAGTGATTACACCCTTCTACTGGACGAAACTAGGACATTGAGGAAAGACGCACTAGCTCTCCTCTCCTCTTTGAATCACGACATGGTAATAATAGGCGAGGAAGAAATCGGAGACTCCTTCTGGGTAAGACTCGCTAATTTAGATAAAGAGAACATAATGGAGTGTAATACAGCAGAGGCAATAAAAGGGTTTGCATTGCCAAGGTTTTTCAGAAGAGAGATACTGGATAAGGCTTTCGAGAAGTTGAGAGAAAATCTGAAGGAAAAATTTGGTGAGATAATCTTCCCAGATCATGAGTTAATATACTACGAAGCAAGTAGAGTAAGCAGTGACGTATTTTCGCTTAAGGATAAGCTGATAATGCACTACGGCGACGCTAGATTATCGGAAATTGCCAGAAAATACTATAGATATGGTATGAGTGTAAGAGTACTAAAGGGAACTCCTTACAGCAACCTCACGAGAATTTCGAGAAAGAAGAGGAACATATGCAAGGGGAATAAGCTCCTTCTTTATTTACTTTATTTAACTAGGGGAATTCCTTTCTTACTAGGGTATTTATTGTAA